One genomic region from Muriicola soli encodes:
- a CDS encoding lipocalin family protein, whose protein sequence is MLKRSLVLLFMGIFALSCGVSKDIRDQRNLLSGTWTLDDVRFENNTGMFKAVVFNDADAICFEGSNWFFRDNNSTGRYTIKEGSLCEGGDRFIRWSVIKNPADYTSQLQFKFIDDKRKDISGGLGYRLNITELTEGEMTLKSNVTVNSKPVTVVYEFSKQ, encoded by the coding sequence ATGCTTAAAAGGAGTTTAGTGCTATTATTTATGGGGATCTTTGCGCTTTCCTGTGGCGTTTCTAAAGATATACGAGACCAGAGAAACCTTCTCAGCGGAACGTGGACGCTTGACGATGTTCGATTCGAAAACAACACAGGTATGTTTAAGGCTGTTGTTTTTAACGATGCCGATGCGATTTGTTTCGAGGGGAGCAATTGGTTTTTCAGGGACAATAACAGCACAGGGCGATACACGATTAAAGAAGGTAGTCTTTGTGAGGGGGGAGACCGATTTATTCGATGGTCTGTGATTAAAAACCCTGCGGACTATACCTCTCAGTTACAGTTCAAGTTTATTGATGACAAAAGGAAAGACATTTCAGGAGGTTTGGGATATCGATTAAACATCACCGAACTCACTGAAGGGGAAATGACCCTGAAGTCTAATGTTACGGTTAACTCGAAACCGGTTACCGTTGTATATGAATTTTCAAAACAATAA
- a CDS encoding OmpA family protein, whose amino-acid sequence MIKMIKKISALILILSLGLGCNAVKNANNTQKGAVIGASGGAVIGGVIGNNVGKGNTVLGAIIGGVVGGAAGGYIGNRMDRQAERIEEEIPGAEVTRVGEGINVTFNEGAGVYFDTNKSNIKGTSVETLNKLAGILKEYPKTIILVEGHTDSAGSEEYNLGLSKLRAESVTNYLIAQGISSDRFTTKWYGELQPVADNSTAEGKSKNRRVELGIVASEELKQEAIQNTKG is encoded by the coding sequence ATGATAAAAATGATAAAAAAAATAAGTGCCTTAATTCTAATCCTTAGCCTTGGGCTGGGATGTAATGCCGTCAAAAATGCGAATAACACCCAAAAAGGAGCCGTAATTGGTGCTTCTGGGGGAGCTGTAATAGGCGGAGTAATTGGAAATAATGTAGGTAAGGGGAATACTGTACTGGGCGCCATCATAGGCGGTGTGGTTGGTGGTGCAGCCGGAGGATATATCGGCAACCGAATGGACAGACAGGCCGAACGTATTGAAGAAGAAATTCCGGGCGCTGAAGTGACCAGAGTGGGAGAGGGGATAAACGTAACTTTTAACGAAGGAGCCGGGGTCTATTTTGATACGAATAAGTCGAATATCAAAGGGACTTCAGTAGAAACACTTAATAAACTGGCCGGTATTTTAAAGGAATATCCCAAAACCATAATCCTGGTAGAAGGACATACTGATAGCGCAGGATCTGAGGAATACAACCTGGGTCTTTCCAAATTGAGAGCCGAATCGGTGACCAATTACCTGATAGCTCAGGGGATTTCTTCAGACCGTTTTACCACAAAATGGTATGGGGAGTTGCAGCCTGTAGCTGATAATTCGACCGCAGAAGGAAAATCTAAGAACCGAAGGGTAGAGCTCGGTATCGTTGCCAGTGAGGAACTGAAACAAGAGGCCATCCAAAACACAAAAGGATAG
- a CDS encoding NAD(P)/FAD-dependent oxidoreductase, which translates to MYDVICIGGGLAGLTAAIHLRKEGHKVLVLEKEEYPHHKVCGEYLSKEVLPYLSQLNIELPSEVHIDTLEFSTQNGRSLRVELPLGAIGISRYTLDFTLYKEAVKLGVDIEFCTVKSVDFNTNIFTVYSGSNLQFQAHFVIGAYGKRSHLDKNLSREFIDKKSPWLGIKAHHSWPEFPDQKVGLHSFKGGYAGLSKTESGAVNFCYLVTYKSFQKYQDIDQFNKKVVAQNPFLAEFLRKSTPLFEKPMSIAQISFESKSPVEEHLLMCGDTAGLIHPLCGNGMAMAIHSAKLASEILNRELKHGMQDRQKLEKEYTYLWKRTFGKRMLAGRYLQRLLLSEGITKSLFSLASSSPVLLKKLISQTHGKPLSL; encoded by the coding sequence ATGTACGATGTTATTTGTATCGGGGGAGGACTAGCCGGACTCACGGCGGCCATTCATTTAAGGAAAGAAGGCCACAAGGTACTCGTACTCGAAAAGGAAGAGTATCCTCACCATAAGGTTTGCGGTGAATACCTTTCAAAAGAGGTACTTCCGTATCTCTCTCAGCTCAATATAGAACTTCCCTCTGAGGTACATATTGATACCCTTGAATTTAGCACCCAAAATGGGAGGTCACTAAGAGTTGAGCTTCCCCTTGGCGCCATTGGGATCAGTAGGTACACCCTGGATTTTACGCTGTATAAGGAGGCTGTAAAGCTCGGTGTGGACATTGAATTCTGTACTGTAAAATCAGTCGATTTTAATACCAATATATTTACGGTTTATTCGGGTTCTAATCTGCAGTTTCAGGCGCATTTTGTAATTGGCGCTTATGGGAAAAGATCTCATCTGGACAAAAATCTAAGCAGGGAGTTTATTGATAAAAAATCTCCCTGGCTGGGAATAAAAGCTCACCACAGCTGGCCGGAATTCCCCGATCAGAAGGTGGGCTTACACAGTTTCAAAGGGGGTTATGCCGGCTTGTCAAAAACCGAATCCGGTGCTGTAAATTTCTGCTACCTTGTGACCTATAAAAGTTTTCAAAAATATCAGGACATTGATCAATTCAATAAAAAAGTAGTTGCTCAAAATCCTTTTCTCGCCGAGTTTCTGAGGAAATCAACACCCCTTTTTGAAAAACCTATGAGTATCGCTCAGATTTCATTTGAATCCAAATCTCCTGTTGAAGAGCACTTATTGATGTGCGGGGATACAGCCGGACTCATACATCCCTTGTGCGGGAATGGAATGGCGATGGCCATTCACAGTGCAAAGCTGGCCTCGGAAATACTAAACCGGGAGTTAAAACACGGTATGCAGGATAGACAAAAACTGGAAAAGGAGTATACTTATCTCTGGAAAAGAACTTTCGGAAAAAGAATGCTGGCAGGAAGGTACCTACAGCGCCTTCTTCTCTCAGAAGGAATAACTAAAAGCTTGTTTTCACTTGCTTCCAGCTCTCCGGTATTATTGAAAAAATTGATCAGTCAAACCCATGGCAAACCCCTATCCCTATGA
- a CDS encoding methyltransferase domain-containing protein, which produces MIAFKDRSEEDELMDDMSLDENQLEAILADINKANTLLGGNRITLKAIHRLIRKFPQKSYRIVDMGCGDGSMLREVAAFCSKLGIEAEFIGIDLNEKSIQIAKKRGSSYSEVSYLKRDILALNEEELKCDILLCTLTLHHFQDKEIVKFINKFAELAHIGVIINDLERNKIAYHLFKVFSAVFMKTDIARNDGLISIKSGFNKKELLSFSGLLPEMRHLIRRRWVFRYEWTFWHPNNLINE; this is translated from the coding sequence ATGATTGCATTTAAGGATCGAAGCGAGGAAGATGAGCTCATGGATGATATGAGCCTGGATGAAAATCAGCTTGAAGCAATTCTCGCTGATATCAACAAGGCCAATACTTTATTAGGTGGGAACCGGATAACGCTAAAAGCAATTCACCGCCTGATCAGAAAATTTCCTCAAAAATCATACAGAATTGTCGATATGGGTTGTGGGGATGGATCAATGCTCAGAGAGGTCGCTGCTTTTTGTTCAAAACTCGGTATAGAGGCTGAGTTTATAGGAATCGACCTGAATGAAAAATCGATTCAAATTGCCAAAAAAAGGGGTTCTTCTTATTCGGAGGTATCCTATCTAAAACGCGATATTCTGGCTTTAAATGAGGAGGAGTTAAAGTGTGATATTCTATTGTGTACGCTTACATTGCATCATTTCCAGGATAAAGAAATTGTAAAATTCATCAATAAATTCGCCGAATTAGCCCATATTGGGGTTATTATCAATGATCTTGAACGAAATAAAATCGCCTACCACTTATTTAAAGTATTTTCTGCAGTATTTATGAAAACAGATATTGCCAGAAATGATGGATTGATTTCTATTAAAAGCGGTTTTAATAAAAAGGAATTACTGTCGTTTTCCGGATTACTGCCGGAAATGCGACATCTTATTCGCCGTAGATGGGTCTTTCGATACGAATGGACCTTTTGGCACCCAAATAATTTAATAAATGAATGA
- a CDS encoding type III polyketide synthase, whose protein sequence is MNDVRIVSVAKELPRYRRATKEILPFVELWLSGQEERFRRKVIKIFEAAGVDTRYGIMNIEEVFTATSFEQKNEIYSREVKKLGTAVLDKALKQSGWSPDSLDYIITVSCTGIMIPSLDAYLINALGLRGDVTRLPVTEMGCAAGVSGIIYASNFLKSVPGKRAAVIAVESPTATFQLNDFSMANMVSAAIFGDGAACVLLSSEEEAQGPKLLGEEMYHFNNATHLMGFDVVNTGLKMILDPAVPTTISEHFPAIIHPFLKKHNSTIEKVDHLIFHPGGRKIVETVESLFGKLGKNIDDTRETLRLYGNMSSATVLYVLERFMDKGIAEGEQGLILSFGPGFSAQRVLLEW, encoded by the coding sequence ATGAATGATGTAAGGATCGTTAGTGTAGCCAAGGAACTCCCCAGGTATCGCAGAGCGACAAAAGAAATATTACCCTTTGTGGAACTTTGGCTTTCAGGACAGGAAGAACGGTTTAGGAGAAAAGTGATCAAGATTTTTGAAGCTGCAGGGGTGGACACGCGCTATGGCATCATGAACATTGAAGAAGTATTTACGGCTACTTCCTTCGAACAGAAAAACGAAATCTATTCGCGGGAGGTAAAAAAGCTGGGGACAGCTGTGTTGGATAAAGCCCTGAAGCAAAGTGGCTGGTCACCAGACAGCCTGGATTACATCATCACTGTAAGTTGTACTGGGATTATGATTCCCTCTCTGGATGCCTATCTGATCAATGCACTGGGACTCAGAGGCGATGTCACCCGCCTGCCCGTCACAGAAATGGGTTGTGCAGCAGGGGTTTCGGGAATAATATACGCGTCCAATTTTTTAAAGTCGGTCCCCGGAAAAAGGGCAGCTGTAATAGCAGTTGAAAGTCCAACCGCCACTTTCCAACTCAATGATTTTAGTATGGCCAACATGGTGAGTGCTGCCATTTTTGGGGATGGAGCTGCCTGTGTATTGCTTTCTTCCGAGGAAGAGGCGCAAGGGCCAAAGTTGCTGGGAGAAGAGATGTATCATTTCAATAATGCGACACACTTGATGGGATTTGATGTGGTGAATACAGGGCTGAAAATGATCCTGGATCCGGCAGTGCCAACGACGATCTCCGAACATTTTCCGGCTATTATCCATCCCTTTTTAAAGAAGCACAATAGTACTATTGAAAAGGTAGACCATCTGATTTTTCACCCCGGGGGGCGAAAAATTGTCGAAACCGTTGAATCCCTCTTCGGGAAGCTCGGAAAGAACATTGATGACACTAGGGAAACCCTTAGATTATATGGCAATATGAGCAGTGCAACAGTGCTGTATGTCTTGGAGCGATTTATGGATAAAGGTATAGCAGAGGGAGAACAAGGCCTGATTTTGAGTTTTGGTCCGGGATTTTCGGCACAAAGAGTATTGCTGGAATGGTAA
- a CDS encoding SDR family oxidoreductase, producing the protein MSNSSENKWALILGGSRGLGLATAKKLARHGYAICVVHRDRRNELEAIEKHFGEIKKDAPAFCSFNADAVNSEKRGEIIAALQSVIKGNGTVKVLVHSIAKGSLKPMVAEKGECLSSEDFEITFRAMALSLYDWVQGLIAARLNDPDMRVVSFTSEGNKKAMPGYAAVSVAKVALEAITRSMAVEFANLGIKANCIQAGVTETSSFAMIPNSDKIKENAVKRNPFGRITLPEDVANTVYMLSLEESKWITGTIIKADGGESLR; encoded by the coding sequence ATGAGTAATTCTTCTGAAAACAAATGGGCCCTAATTCTGGGCGGAAGCAGGGGATTAGGCCTTGCCACTGCTAAAAAACTGGCCAGGCACGGATACGCCATTTGCGTAGTACACCGCGATCGAAGAAATGAGTTAGAAGCCATAGAAAAGCACTTTGGTGAAATAAAAAAAGATGCGCCTGCCTTTTGTTCTTTTAATGCTGATGCTGTTAATTCGGAAAAGAGGGGGGAGATCATCGCTGCACTTCAAAGTGTAATCAAAGGTAATGGCACAGTCAAGGTATTGGTTCACAGTATTGCCAAAGGAAGTTTAAAGCCCATGGTCGCTGAAAAAGGAGAGTGTCTTAGTTCTGAAGACTTCGAGATCACCTTCCGGGCAATGGCCCTTAGTCTGTATGATTGGGTTCAGGGCCTGATCGCTGCCCGACTTAACGATCCGGACATGCGGGTGGTCTCCTTTACCAGCGAGGGAAATAAAAAGGCTATGCCCGGATATGCTGCAGTTTCGGTAGCCAAGGTGGCCCTGGAAGCCATAACGCGAAGTATGGCTGTCGAATTTGCCAACTTAGGCATCAAAGCGAATTGCATACAGGCCGGAGTAACCGAAACCAGTTCCTTTGCAATGATTCCCAACAGTGATAAAATCAAAGAGAATGCGGTAAAAAGAAATCCTTTCGGTCGTATTACGCTGCCCGAAGACGTAGCGAACACAGTTTATATGCTATCGCTGGAAGAATCGAAGTGGATCACAGGCACCATCATTAAAGCAGACGGGGGGGAGAGTTTAAGATGA
- a CDS encoding 3-hydroxyacyl-ACP dehydratase FabZ family protein: protein MITTGEILKLLPYSEPFLFVDEIIEINEKGCQGTYGFRKDLPFYRGHFKDQAVTPGVILTECCAQIGLVCLGIYLLHNEGQTKSGNLQVAMSSAEMEYLKPTFPEEKVRVVSEKVYFRFSKLKCKVKMFNSHNEIICQGTISGMLKREQDG from the coding sequence ATGATCACAACTGGGGAAATTCTAAAATTATTACCCTATTCCGAACCCTTTTTGTTTGTGGATGAGATCATTGAAATCAATGAAAAGGGTTGCCAGGGTACTTATGGCTTTCGAAAAGACCTGCCGTTTTACAGGGGCCATTTTAAAGATCAAGCGGTTACGCCGGGTGTAATTCTTACCGAATGTTGTGCTCAGATAGGTCTGGTATGCCTTGGAATCTACCTTTTGCACAATGAAGGACAAACGAAATCCGGTAATCTGCAAGTAGCCATGAGCAGTGCTGAAATGGAATATTTAAAACCGACTTTTCCGGAAGAAAAAGTGAGGGTGGTTTCTGAAAAAGTCTATTTCCGATTTTCAAAATTGAAATGTAAAGTAAAAATGTTTAATTCTCATAATGAGATCATTTGTCAGGGGACGATTTCCGGAATGTTAAAGCGCGAACAAGATGGATAA
- a CDS encoding acyl carrier protein, whose translation MSNEDRYSTLKSIIKPYLPDDISSDSITKDSHLINELNINSANLVDIVLDVEDAFDITLENEEMDDMQTVGDALAIIEAKLQ comes from the coding sequence ATGTCTAACGAAGATCGATATAGTACCTTAAAAAGTATCATCAAACCATACCTGCCCGATGATATTTCTTCGGATTCCATTACTAAGGATAGTCATTTGATCAATGAATTAAATATCAATTCTGCTAATTTGGTGGATATTGTGCTCGATGTGGAAGATGCTTTTGACATCACGCTTGAAAATGAAGAGATGGATGATATGCAAACCGTGGGAGATGCCCTGGCTATTATCGAAGCAAAGCTTCAATAA
- a CDS encoding TerC family protein yields the protein MLVWVAFISLIIVFLALDLGLFNKRDHVIKSREAGLWTALWVTVAFSFSGVIYWLFSTGLTENPTGMSPDTAVLNYITGYLIELSLSIDNVFVIAVIFSAFAIPPKYQHRVLFWGILGAIVFRALMIVFGVALITQFEWAIYVFGVFLLYTAFKMLKSDSIKFDPKRSLVFKYLRKIYPLTKHMNGRHFFLRRMGIKAATPLFVALIVIELTDILFALDSIPAILAITADPFLVFSSNIMAILGLRSMYFLVSRMLAKFRFINYSLVVILGFVGLKMLTAEIIHVPEWVSLTLIVVSLASGIISSLLIPEKGETGTKLPD from the coding sequence ATGTTGGTTTGGGTTGCTTTTATCTCTCTCATTATTGTCTTCCTAGCTCTTGATCTCGGTTTATTTAATAAAAGGGACCATGTAATTAAAAGTAGGGAAGCTGGCCTATGGACAGCACTCTGGGTGACGGTGGCCTTTAGTTTTAGTGGGGTAATTTACTGGTTGTTTTCTACAGGTCTCACGGAGAATCCCACCGGAATGTCTCCAGACACAGCTGTACTGAATTATATTACCGGTTATCTTATTGAGCTTTCCCTGAGTATAGATAATGTATTCGTTATTGCGGTTATCTTCTCTGCCTTTGCCATTCCGCCCAAATACCAGCACAGGGTTCTTTTTTGGGGAATCCTTGGGGCCATTGTTTTCAGGGCCCTTATGATCGTTTTTGGTGTGGCACTGATCACGCAGTTTGAATGGGCTATCTATGTCTTTGGTGTCTTTCTCTTGTACACCGCATTTAAGATGCTCAAATCAGATTCCATTAAATTCGACCCCAAGCGTTCTCTTGTTTTTAAGTATCTGAGGAAAATCTATCCTCTCACCAAACACATGAACGGACGGCATTTTTTCTTGCGCCGAATGGGGATCAAAGCAGCTACCCCTCTTTTTGTAGCCTTGATAGTTATTGAACTTACAGATATCCTTTTTGCCCTGGATAGTATCCCGGCTATACTGGCCATCACTGCCGACCCCTTTCTTGTATTTAGCTCTAATATCATGGCTATCCTTGGCCTGAGATCAATGTATTTTTTAGTATCGAGGATGTTGGCCAAATTCAGGTTTATCAATTACAGCCTTGTGGTAATTTTGGGTTTTGTGGGCCTGAAAATGCTAACTGCAGAAATTATCCATGTTCCTGAATGGGTTTCTCTTACCCTGATTGTAGTATCCCTGGCATCAGGAATAATTTCTTCCCTGCTGATTCCTGAAAAGGGGGAAACAGGAACGAAACTACCTGATTAA
- a CDS encoding multidrug effflux MFS transporter produces the protein MKIQRRSQLEFVGLMAALMSIAALALDALLPALDLIGRDIGTTSLAQNQLLITLFFLGLGIGPLLFGPVSDSVGRKPVVYVGFALFIGASLLCVYAPTFEIMIVGRILQGIALSAPRTISVAMIRDRYSGDQMARILSFVVVVFILVPIVAPTLGKWVLDAMGWEAIFHFQVIFALLVGIWFWRRQPETLAPKNRNSFRLNVFINGYRELLNYRQTMVFTFIWGFITGSFLVYLSTAQQVFEDQYLMKESFPYIFACLAITIGTATLLNGTLVLRFGMLRLVTIALAFYILVPLLYVIAFYGQENPPYWVALAFFGMQFFAVGFIFGNLRALAMEPLGHIAGIGSALTGCLATLMAVPISAYIGSFVSDSIFPIFLGFLCCGILAYLLLGYFYISNRLSR, from the coding sequence ATGAAAATCCAAAGGCGTTCGCAACTCGAATTTGTTGGTCTAATGGCCGCGCTGATGTCGATAGCTGCTTTGGCGCTCGACGCCCTGCTGCCGGCCCTGGATTTGATTGGACGGGACATAGGAACCACCAGTCTTGCGCAGAATCAGTTGTTGATAACGCTATTCTTCCTGGGCCTGGGTATTGGCCCTTTGCTCTTTGGCCCGGTTTCGGACAGTGTGGGACGCAAGCCGGTGGTTTATGTCGGATTTGCGCTATTCATAGGAGCGAGCTTGCTCTGTGTTTACGCCCCCACATTCGAAATCATGATTGTAGGCAGGATTTTGCAAGGTATTGCTTTGTCAGCACCGAGAACCATAAGTGTCGCCATGATCAGAGACCGCTATAGCGGAGACCAAATGGCAAGGATCTTGTCTTTTGTAGTGGTTGTATTTATCCTTGTGCCTATCGTGGCACCAACGCTGGGAAAATGGGTGCTCGACGCCATGGGATGGGAGGCTATCTTTCATTTTCAAGTCATTTTTGCCCTCCTTGTCGGGATTTGGTTCTGGAGAAGGCAGCCGGAAACGCTGGCACCCAAAAATCGAAATTCATTCCGGCTAAATGTATTCATTAACGGGTACCGGGAATTGCTGAATTACCGGCAAACCATGGTTTTTACTTTTATCTGGGGATTTATTACCGGTTCATTCCTGGTCTACCTGAGTACCGCCCAGCAGGTTTTTGAGGATCAATACCTGATGAAAGAATCCTTCCCCTATATTTTTGCCTGTCTCGCCATCACTATAGGTACAGCCACTCTGCTGAATGGAACCCTTGTATTGAGGTTCGGTATGTTGCGTTTAGTGACAATTGCCCTCGCCTTTTATATCCTTGTTCCACTGTTATATGTGATTGCATTTTACGGACAGGAAAATCCACCCTACTGGGTAGCACTTGCGTTTTTTGGGATGCAATTTTTTGCGGTAGGTTTTATCTTTGGCAATTTGCGAGCACTGGCCATGGAGCCCCTTGGACATATTGCGGGGATTGGATCGGCCCTTACGGGTTGTTTGGCTACTTTGATGGCCGTACCCATCAGTGCGTATATCGGTAGCTTTGTAAGTGATTCTATTTTTCCCATCTTTCTCGGGTTTTTGTGTTGTGGGATATTAGCTTATTTGCTGCTGGGGTATTTTTATATATCGAATCGACTTAGCCGATAA
- a CDS encoding DUF6268 family outer membrane beta-barrel protein, giving the protein MTGQDHIDLASFSYTSSFERNLEDTNIESAIQEWNINLDLPLVLDKKNALIFGLSANRINVDLSPSPSPETNLYGINLRLGWNTTFNEKWSGTFVLIPKVASDFSTGFRKGNQIGAVALLTRTKTNRLKYLYGLYGNTEEFGLLLVPIVGMYYKSASDLFEADIFLPVRVDLNYSLNSVISAGMRFDGLGSSFSIQKEGFNDHYVTRASNELYLYGQLKITPSLLLRGKFGYSFFRNFKVYNNEDKIDLSLVGIFFGNDREILNQDLNDSFQFKFEMVYRFNLVKNNPKP; this is encoded by the coding sequence ATGACCGGACAAGACCACATTGATCTGGCTTCGTTTTCCTATACTTCCTCTTTTGAACGAAACCTCGAAGACACTAATATTGAATCCGCTATTCAGGAATGGAATATAAACCTTGACCTGCCTCTGGTACTCGATAAAAAAAATGCCCTGATCTTTGGGCTAAGTGCAAATCGTATCAATGTCGATTTAAGTCCGTCCCCCAGTCCTGAAACCAATTTATACGGGATAAATCTGAGGTTGGGTTGGAATACTACTTTTAATGAGAAATGGTCGGGAACTTTTGTACTCATCCCCAAAGTAGCTTCTGATTTCAGTACTGGTTTCAGGAAAGGGAATCAGATTGGGGCGGTAGCTTTGTTGACCAGGACAAAAACCAATCGGTTAAAATACCTATACGGATTATACGGGAATACAGAAGAGTTTGGCTTGCTGCTGGTTCCCATTGTCGGGATGTACTACAAAAGTGCAAGTGATCTTTTTGAAGCTGATATCTTTCTGCCGGTCAGGGTAGACCTGAATTACAGTCTCAACAGTGTAATATCTGCCGGGATGCGCTTTGATGGCCTGGGCTCTTCCTTCAGTATTCAGAAAGAAGGTTTTAACGACCACTATGTAACGAGAGCTTCAAATGAATTATATCTCTACGGACAGCTTAAAATAACTCCGTCCCTTTTACTCAGGGGTAAGTTTGGCTATTCTTTTTTCAGGAATTTTAAAGTGTATAACAATGAGGATAAAATAGACCTTTCCCTGGTCGGCATCTTCTTTGGAAATGACAGGGAGATTCTGAATCAGGACCTGAACGACAGTTTTCAGTTTAAATTTGAGATGGTATATCGATTTAATCTGGTAAAAAACAACCCTAAACCCTAA
- a CDS encoding DUF7009 family protein, with amino-acid sequence MKIRIKGNSVRFRLTKTEVEELCSKGAIEEVTHFKNKPFAYAVKRTTKEGIHATFEQDAITLHVDERLLDGWNHNDKVGFDHAEKIDSETTLSILLEKDFVCLDERLEDQSDNYPNPKMESQY; translated from the coding sequence ATGAAAATACGTATTAAAGGAAATTCGGTGCGTTTCCGACTTACCAAAACTGAAGTGGAAGAACTCTGTTCTAAAGGTGCCATTGAAGAAGTAACGCATTTTAAGAATAAGCCCTTTGCCTATGCGGTGAAACGAACTACAAAAGAAGGTATTCACGCCACTTTTGAGCAGGATGCAATAACACTGCATGTTGATGAACGACTTTTAGACGGTTGGAATCACAACGATAAAGTCGGTTTTGATCATGCTGAGAAAATCGATTCAGAAACCACTCTGAGTATCTTGCTGGAAAAGGATTTTGTTTGTCTCGATGAGCGCCTTGAAGACCAAAGTGATAATTATCCAAACCCCAAAATGGAGTCCCAATATTAA